The sequence below is a genomic window from Brevibacillus agri.
GGAGGCGTAGGCGATGTCGTCCCACTCCGCCACGTTTTTTTGCAAGGCAGGCTTGAGTACAGCCCCGATTGGCCCGCTGTACGGCCCGCCGTAAGCGTGTCCGCCAATGTGCCGATACACGGGACAGGCGTTGAGGCAGGCTCCGCAGCGGATGCAGTTCAACAGCTCCTGAAAATCCGGGTCGCCGAGCTGCAGCGAGCGGCCGTTGTCGACGATGATGATGTGCATTTCCTCCGGCCCGTCGCTGTCTAGGGCGCGGCGCGGTCCACTGATGCCGGACATGTAGACGGTCAGCTTTTGCCCGGTGGCGGAGCGCGGCAGGAGCGTAGCCATGACCTCCAAGTCAGCCCAGGTCGGAATGATGCGCTCCATGCCCATGAGCGAGATTTGCGTTTTCGGCACAGTGCTGACCATCCGCGCATTGCCCTCGTTTTCAAACAGGACGATGGAGCCTGACTCGGCGATGGCGAAGTTGACGCCCGTCATGCCGATGTCTGCTTCGAGGAACTTTTCGCGCAGCTTCCGGCGCACAAACCCGGCGAGCACGGCCGTATCGGGGGGCAGCGCCTCGCCTGCTTCTTTCGACAAAAGCTCCGCGATTTGCGTCCTGTTTTTGTGGATGGCGGGGATGATGATGTGCGACGGTCCTTCTTTCGCTAATTGAATGATGTATTCGCCGAGATCGGTTTCGATCGACTCGATGCCTTGTGCTTCCAGCGCTTCGTTGATGTGTACTTCTTCGGACACCATCGACTTTGACTTGACGACGGTGCGCGCTCCGCGTTTCTCGGCGATGGCGAGCGTGATCGCCGCCGCTTCTTCCGCCGTGTAGGCAAAATGAATCTGGGCGCCGTTCGCGCGGGCGTTGTCGATGAACTGATTGAGGTAATAGTCGAGGTGGGCGATCGTATGCAAGCGAATTTGCCGTCCGCGCTCGCGCCACTCCTCCCAGTTGCCTTGCTCTGACGCTGCTAGCTGCTTACCGTCCCGCAGCCGCTCGGTGGTGTATTTGACCGCATTGCGCAAAAATTCGTCCTGCAAAGCCGCCCTGGCCCTGTCTGCAACGGATGCTTCCTTAGCGCTTTTCACCGTTTTTCACTCCCTCGTACAGTAATTCAGCCAGATGCATCACGCGCACAGGCTCTCCGCGAAAGCGCAGGTTGCCCGAGATGTTGAGCAGACAGCCCAGATCAAGGCCAACGAGCACCTCTGCTTCTGTCTCCAGGACGTGATCGGCCTTTTCCGTCACCATCGCCCCTGATATTTCGCTCATTTTCACGGCAAAAGTACCGCCGAAGCCGCAGCAATCTTCGGCAAACGGAAGCGGAACCAAATCGAGTCCCCGAACTTGCTGTATCAGTTGCAGCGGCTCCTCGCTGACGCCGAGCAGGCGGCTCCCGTGACAGGAGGGATGGTAGGTAACCTTGTGCGGAAAAACAGCCCCCAAGTCCGTGATGCCCAACACGTTCACGACAAACTGGGTAAACTCGTACGTTTTGTCGCGCAATTGCTCCGCTTTTTGCCGCAACACAGGGTCGTGCTCGAACAGCTTCGGGTAGTAATGATGAATCATGCCCGTACAGGAGCCGGACGGAGAAATGACAAAGTCGCTGTCGTCAAAAGCCGCAAGCAATGTTTTGGCCGCAGCTCTGGCCTCGTCCCAGTATCCGCTGTTAAAGGCCGGCTGACCGCAGCACGTCTGTACATCGGGAAACTGCACTTGCACGCCGTATCCGGCAAGCAGGCGAACCATCGCTTCTCCCACCTGCGGATACAGGGCGTCACTCAAACAGGTAATGAACAGAGAGACTTTCACGCGATCACCTTCTCAAACCAATTTTTTACTTATCAGCTTATTATAGATTCATCACCATAACCCGTGCTAGACATTGAAAAAACGTAGATGTTCCTCTATCGTGAAAGTTGTCCTGACCATCACAAGATAGGAGGAAATCTACGTTGTCTAACCAGTTTACCACAGACTTAATCGGCCTTCCATCGTTTCAACTTTCCCATTGGGACAAAACGACTGAAACCGATTGGGTAGTGACTCTCACTCCCAATCCAGCCTCTCATCTGTGTCCTCTCTGCCTGAAAGAGAGCACCAATCATGCTCGCCCAGGGTACCGTCTTCTTCGTCAC
It includes:
- a CDS encoding (Fe-S)-binding protein; this encodes MKVSLFITCLSDALYPQVGEAMVRLLAGYGVQVQFPDVQTCCGQPAFNSGYWDEARAAAKTLLAAFDDSDFVISPSGSCTGMIHHYYPKLFEHDPVLRQKAEQLRDKTYEFTQFVVNVLGITDLGAVFPHKVTYHPSCHGSRLLGVSEEPLQLIQQVRGLDLVPLPFAEDCCGFGGTFAVKMSEISGAMVTEKADHVLETEAEVLVGLDLGCLLNISGNLRFRGEPVRVMHLAELLYEGVKNGEKR
- a CDS encoding LutB/LldF family L-lactate oxidation iron-sulfur protein, coding for MKSAKEASVADRARAALQDEFLRNAVKYTTERLRDGKQLAASEQGNWEEWRERGRQIRLHTIAHLDYYLNQFIDNARANGAQIHFAYTAEEAAAITLAIAEKRGARTVVKSKSMVSEEVHINEALEAQGIESIETDLGEYIIQLAKEGPSHIIIPAIHKNRTQIAELLSKEAGEALPPDTAVLAGFVRRKLREKFLEADIGMTGVNFAIAESGSIVLFENEGNARMVSTVPKTQISLMGMERIIPTWADLEVMATLLPRSATGQKLTVYMSGISGPRRALDSDGPEEMHIIIVDNGRSLQLGDPDFQELLNCIRCGACLNACPVYRHIGGHAYGGPYSGPIGAVLKPALQKNVAEWDDIAYASSLCGACYEACPVKIPLHDMLVYLRKRKAEAGNTAPEEAWAMKGFGYIMSDHRRLRRVLTLGRLGQKLGLHDFAIKAKRGPLQGWSKYRHTPATHAQSFREKWPALAHVLGDERKELSPQLQARLEEELRKRERRVDDHE